Proteins from a single region of Topomyia yanbarensis strain Yona2022 unplaced genomic scaffold, ASM3024719v1 HiC_scaffold_20, whole genome shotgun sequence:
- the LOC131694931 gene encoding uncharacterized protein LOC131694931, with translation MVAHCSASFCQQELGAGIAWFLFPPDHHRKRIWMERLQVREDPQRPYMLACRKHFSEAQFHITANGKKLISEAVPDMFVAEVETDDDDNDDDNEGTPPELTPVMVRESRNNVCRFCLKKDTELRRLFSKNKGKDIPSPKIIWQTLGIDVRRNDSFPDGICGTCIAMINGIKVIRRRFQENDRQMHADYTAAVEEMNAPETPSPSIAKPESEHSDVLVLEIYENNVDCDPDEQLQVGDEITVVEVEDLRYGNYNNLTNGDPIAAVELQNEEFEIDLPAKRRRCYGQVGVAEQR, from the exons ATGGTGGCCCATTGTAGCGCTTCGTTTTGCCAGCAAGAGCTTGGAGCTGGAATTGCCTGGTTTCTGTTCCCGCCTGACCATCACCGGAAGCGTATCTGGATGGAACGATTACAGGTCAGAGAAGATCCCCAACGACCATACATGTTGGCCTGTCGAAAGCATTTCTCTGAAGCTCAGTTTCACATTACAG CCAATGGTAAGAAGTTGATTAGTGAAGCTGTTCCGGATATGTTTGTTGCTGAAGTCGAAActgacgacgacgacaacgatGACGACAATGAAGGTACTCCACCCGAGCTCACCCCTGTCATGGTGAGAGAATCACGCAATAATGTGTGCCGCTTTTGTCTAAAAAAGGACACCGAACTAAGAAGGTTATTTTCCAAAAACAAAGGAAAAGACATTCCTAGTCCAAAGATTATTTGGCAAACACTGGGCATCGAC gTTCGACGGAATGATAGCTTTCCGGACGGAATCTGTGGTACTTGTATTGCCATGATCAACGGTATTAAAGTCATTCGAAGGCGGTTTCAGGAGAATGACAGACAAATGCATGCGGATTACACGGCAGCCGTGGAGGAAATGAATGCTCCTGAAACTCCGTCGCCGTCGATTGCCAAGCCAGAATCAGAACACTCGGACGTTCTGGTACTGGAAATATACGAGAATAACGTCGATTGTGATCCGGATGAACAGCTGCAGGTCGGTGACGAGATAACCGTAGTGGAGGTGGAAGATCTACGGTACGGAAATTACAACAACCTGACCAACGGTGACCCAATCGCTGCTGTCGAGTTACAAAACGAGGAGTTCGAGATTGACCTACCGGCGAAAAGGCGTCGCTGCTACGGGCAGGTTGGAGTAGCTGAGCAACGATGA
- the LOC131694942 gene encoding uncharacterized protein LOC131694942, with the protein MAELCSVPECPGNIALDDSLAFYHFPRNPKRIKDWCAKLCLPSTQRDHDWSAKCVCSRHFSPEQYVSRARLKPDAVPDCHVPVIKQESERQQFQNCKDTVDALEDKRPNEEEISIKDTFVADENFAFCPPLVAIDSLDMICRLCLTRDAEGTFETIFTNDFVHCVLQATGLEIQQDHGYPYKVCQTCTEKITYINRSREWFHKNDKFLRTLIEEHTLVENNNIGKTQQEDNSDASCLIVPESSGTCPTPTETVFIKEENGLASEIDVHNSSPIEAEEVTPDQLGVQWVEDGAVDVTGCNNTTEIIPRKIPKKRDKTSDNHGKFNCNTCFREFDSLVTLRRHASHHRSFYPCRECGVSYFNPKTLGLHIEKYHSTQTDDALTWKKQDEYDLIKEMSEAFNGTRKK; encoded by the exons ATGGCAGAACTTTGTAGTGTTCCGGAATGTCCCGGGAATATTGCTTTGGACGATTCCCTCGCTTTCTACCATTTCCCCCGTAATCCCAAACGTATCAAGGACTGGTGCGCAAAACTTTGTCTCCCTAGCACGCAACGGGATCACGATTGGTCCGCAAAGTGTGTCTGCAGTAGACACTTCTCGCCGGAACAATATG TATCAAGAGCTCGACTCAAACCGGATGCAGTTCCTGATTGCCACGTTCCTGTTATTAAGCAAGAATCAGAACGTCAACAG TTCCAGAACTGTAAGGATACAGTGGACGCATTGGAAGATAAAAGACCTAACGAGGAGGAAATTTCTATCAAGGACACCTTTGTGGCAGATGAAAATTTTGCTTTTTGTCCACCGCTGGTTGCGATAGACAGCCTTGACATGATCTGTCGATTGTGTTTGACCAGAGATGCAGAGGGGACGTTCGAGACTATTTTTACGAACGATTTTGTTCATTGCGTTTTACAAGCGACTGGACTTGAG atCCAACAGGATCACGGTTATCCGTATAAGGTTTGTCAGACTTGTACGGAGAAAATAACTTACATCAACCGAAGTCGGGAATGGTTTcacaaaaatgataaatttctgaGAACGTTGATAGAAGAACATACGCTTGTCGAAAACAACAACATCGGAAAAACCCAACAGGAGGATAATTCTGACGCCAGTTGCCTCATTGTTCCCGAATCTTCGGGAACCTGTCCCACACCAACTGAAACAGTGTTCATCAAAGAGGAGAACGGACTAGCCAGCGAGATAGATGTACACAACTCTAGCCCTATAGAAGCAGAAGAAGTTACCCCCGATCAGTTGGGCGTACAGTGGGTAGAAGACGGTGCCGTGGACGTTACGGGGTGCAACAATACAACGGAAATCATTCCAAGGAAAATACCGAAGAAACGGGACAAAACTTCCGACAACCATGGAAAATTCAACTGTAACACATGCTTCCGGGAATTCGATTCGCTAGTTACACTACGGCGCCATGCCAGCCACCACCGAAGTTTCTACCCCTGTCGGGAATGCGGTGTGTCATACTTTAATCCGAAAACGTTGGGGCTACACATCGAGAAATACCACAGCACGCAAACGGATGACGCGCTGACCTGGAAGAAACAGGACGAGTACGACCTGATCAAGGAAATGTCGGAAGCGTTCAACGGAACGCGGAAGAAGTGA
- the LOC131694934 gene encoding L-asparaginase-like: MSSAARGENAVEPCADVLATTNPSSSGDEITRTSSYPKSEFAPSINAPGKVSSENDNSIKHGSPWRRKQLQDINPDGSLDLSKLYMRRNSSYGKMSSDTPEAKVLVIYTGGTIGMMRNENNALEPRPNEFIRKIRKYPNMHDDVYASKRFGPAKNMAPLALPYVEGQHRRILYQISEYEPLLDSSNMGVSDWVHIATDIQQSYEFFDGFVILHGTDTMAYTASALSFMFENLGKTVIITGSQIPIFETRTDGNDNFTSALILAGNYIIPEVCVFFNSKLFRGNRTVKVSSESLDAFNSPNTAPLAKMGINVEVDYRLIFRPCTMEKFTVHTRLAENVGLLRLFPSISTAAVKAFLNPPMNGVVLQTYGSGNIPINRSELVEALREATDRGVLVVNCTQCSEGSVCELYETGRLLQEIGVIPGYDMTPEAALAKLAYVLSKEDWSQDTKKMMMKSNLRGELTREKTPEMQEYDLIDAVARTLQLNSAKELSQLKSSLFPAMVNTAVIAGDVSKLNNLKGYGADLSMENYDRRTALHVACCEGNFEVVQFLLQNGAAVHVRDRFDRTPLMDAILYDHHQIIRLLVKCGSHLTGSIRAIGENLCSAAARNLLTRLESYRIAGADLSQEDSSGRTALHVAAMYGNMNVVKYLIKHYAEIDVVDYLGLTPLDYAIRLKNQEVIDYLLEKRAKLGEELDELDSKRPEQFESSEM; encoded by the exons ATGAGTTCAGCTGCTCGAGGGGAAAACGCTGTCGAGCCTTGCGCTGATGTGCTTGCTACTACGAATCCATCCAGCAGCGGAGATGAAATCACCCGCACTTCATCATACCCTAAATCCGAGTTTGCGCCATCAATAAACGCTCCCGGTAAAGTTTCGTCTGAAAATGACAACAGCATAAAACACGGATCGCCCTGGCGACGGAAACAGCTGCAGGATATCAACCCGGACGGGAGCTTAGATTTAAGCAAATTGTACATGCGACGGAACTCTAGCTACGGAAAAATGTCCTCGGATACACCCGAAGCGAAGGTGTTGGTGATCTATACGGGTGGAACGATTGGAATGATGCGAAATGAGAATAATG CCCTGGAACCACGCCCGAACGAGTTCATCCGGAAGATTCGCAAGTACCCGAACATGCACGATGACGTCTACGCGAGCAAACGATTCGGCCCGGCTAAGAACATGGCCCCACTGGCGCTACCTTACGTCGAAGGTCAGCACCGCCGGATTCTGTATCAAATCTCCGAGTACGAACCACTGCTGGATTCCTCAAATATGGGCGTTTCCGATTGGGTTCACATCGCTACCGATATTCAGCAGTCGTACGAGTTCTTCGACGGTTTCGTGATACTGCATGGTACGGATACTATGGCGTACACTGCATCGGCTCTGTCGTTCAtgtttgagaatctaggaaaGACGGTGATTATTACCGGTTCGCAAATACCGATCTTCGAAACTCGAACCGATGGAAACGACAATTTCACTTCGGCTCTGATCCTAGCGGGAAACTACATAATACCGGAAGTCTGCGTGTTCTTCAATAGCAAACTGTTCCGTGGCAATCGAACGGTCAAGGTCAGCAGTGAGTCGCTGGATGCTTTCAATTCACCGAATACCGCTCCCTTGGCTAAAATGGGAATTAATGTGGAAGTGGACTACCGGTTGATCTTCCGACCGTGCACTATGGAAAAATTCACCGTTCATACACGGCTTGCAGAAAACGTTGGCTTACTACGACTGTTTCCGAGCATTTCCACGGCAGCTGTTAAAGCATTCCTGAATCCTCCGATGAACGGGGTGGTTTTGCAGACCTATGGAAGTGGGAATATTCCGATTAATCGTTCTGAATTGGTCGAAGCGCTGCGAGAGGCTACCGATCGAGGAGTGCTAGTGGTCAACTGTACGCAGTGTAGCGAGGGATCGGTTTGTGAATTGTACGAAACCGGGAGGTTATTGCAAGAAATTGGGGTAATTCCGGGATATGATATGACGCCGGAAGCGGCTCTAGCTAAGCTTGCGTACGTACTGAGTAAGGAGGATTGGAGTCAGGATACGAAGAAAATG ATGATGAAAAGCAATCTCCGAGGTGAGCTGACCCGCGAGAAGACTCCGGAGATGCAGGAATATGATCTGATCGACGCTGTTGCCAGGACGCTTCAGTTAAATTCAGCTAAAGAGCTTAGTCAACTGAAGTCTTCCCTTTTCCCAGCCATGGTGAATACGGCCGTCATTGCTGGCGATGTTAGCAAG CTCAATAACTTGAAAGGTTATGGTGCCGATCTATCCATGGAGAACTACGACCGTAGGACGGCACTTCACGTAGCATGTTGCGAAGGGAACTTTGAGGTTGTCCAATTTTTACTGCAGAATGGAGCAGCCGTTCATGTTCGTGATCGGTTCGACAGGACGCCGTTGATGGATGCCATTCTGTATGACCACCATCAGATTATTCGACTTCTGGTCAAGTGTGGATCCCATCTGACCGGATCGATACGAGCGATCGGTGAGAATCTGTGCAGTGCAGCTGCGAGGAACCTGCTGACGCGGCTCGAGTCATACCGAATCGCTGGAGCTGATCTGTCTCAGGAGGATTCCAGTGGCCGAACAGCACTCCACGTCGCAGCTATGTACGGGAACATGAATGTTGTTAAATATTTGATTAAACACTACGCGGAAATTGATGTCGTCGATTATCTAGGATTGACTCCTTTGGATTACGCCATAAGGCTGAAAAATCAAGAGGTAATCGATTATCTGCTCGAAAAAAGAGCAAAACTAGGTGAAGAATTGGACGAACTAGATAGCAAACGGCCGGAACAGTTCGAGTCATCTGAAATGTAA
- the LOC131694935 gene encoding uncharacterized protein LOC131694935 yields the protein MLLVIFQGILVLLVAATVITVTRAGPAANSGGNSTGAYYQHPYQNALMDSEAAFLALSEDHHIERYKQGGGPIRSPRNQREPRFISFQTRDNNIEVEVQFAIPFLSVPVKKSVDGMMSTFQKGTALLNVNVAAVALAGILALGSAFIGGLAKLLKGYSLGETHGPLGQKREDTSGLPKTEKAYDQISWWTVLEAVDKSLQKFDIDSTACTQRTVCWYVKEAMNNVEEQRANNLEILVNGLSSADWAMKFTTGTAIEDAIRVGRRNLNCEQAFPGCRLGPDVVQRIINSSSSRSRANW from the exons ATGCTCCTCGTCATATTCCAAGGTATCCTGGTTTTGCTAGTAGCTGCAACGGTAATAACGGTAACCCGTGCAGGGCCAGCGGCCAACAGTGGTGGCAACAGTACCGGAGCCTACTACCAGCATCCATACCAGAACGCGTTAATGGACAGTGAAGCCGCCTTTCTGGCACTCAGTGAGGACCACCACATCGAACGATATAAACAGGGTGGTGGACCTATCAGGAGTCCCAGAAACCAACGCGAGCCAAGATTCATCAGCTTTCAAACTAGGGATAATAACATCGAG GTCGAGGTCCAGTTTGCCATTCCTTTCCTCTCGGTTccggtgaaaaaatctgttgaCGGTATGATGAGTACGTTTCAAAAG GGTACAGCTCTGCTGAATGTGAATGTTGCAGCTGTGGCATTAGCCGGTATCCTGGCATTGGGGAGTGCTTTCATAGGAGGCCTTGCGAAACTTTTGAAAGGTTACAGTTTAGGAGAAACTCATGGACCTTTAGGTCAGAAGCGAGAGGATACTTCCGGGTTACCAAAAACGGAAAAGG CATATGACCAAATCAGCTGGTGGACGGTACTGGAGGCAGTGGACAAGAGCTTGCAAAAGTTTGACATCGATTCGACGGCCTGCACGCAGCGGACGGTCTGTTGGTACGTGAAAGAAGCGATGAACAATGTGGAAGAGCAGCGGGCCAATAATTTGGAGATTTTGGTCAACGGGCTAAGCAGTGCGGACTGGGCAATGAaatttaccaccggaacagcaATAGAGGATGCAATACGAGTCGGAAGACGGAATCTGAACTGCGAGCAAGCATTTCCGGGCTGCCGATTAGGACCGGACGTGGTGCAGCGGATCATCAATAGTTCCAGCAGTAGAAGTAGAGCGAATTGGTAG
- the LOC131694939 gene encoding uncharacterized protein LOC131694939 yields the protein MFTKLVTVFVVVTLAAFGCTYAQSNNWRRPNETSFATESANDRSQRLGLTTGYGSGGLNGYGYSSSGVGGYAPLKIDLGGVVLGTLVGIGALLILPKLVSAFGGGGYGGGHYRSAEGSDLTGVTEMLNKVDGFLAQNNIDSGSCMQKAICSYVRSSDYHMQVGTADQIEHMILALSENSLVDYMLDGTAIKEAIKNGKQQTARSCDELYKTCPLDRQSALQVFKKMFPLGGN from the exons ATGTTTACCAAACTGGTGACAGTCTTTGTGGTGGTTACTTTGGCAGCGTTTGGATGCACTTATGCTCAAAG TAACAACTGGCGTCGCCCGAACGAGACTTCCTTCGCGACCGAATCGGCAAACGATCGTTCTCAGCGACTTGGTCTGACGACCGGATACGGTAGTGGTGGTCTGAACGGGTACGGCTATTCAAGCTCCGGCGTAGGAGGCTACGCCCCGTTAAAAATCGACCTCGGTGGAGTCGTTCTCGGGACACTAGTTGGAATCGGAGCCCTGTTGATTCTTCCCAAGCTGGTTAGTGCCTTCGGTGGTGGAGGCTACGGGGGTGGCCATTATCGTAGTGCTGAAGGGAGTGATCTTACCGGGGTTACCGAGATGCTGAACAAGGTCGACGGGTTTTTGGCGCAAAACAACATCGATTCGGGCTCATGCATGCAGAAGGCGATCTGCAGCTACGTACGTTCCTCGGATTATCACATGCAGGTCGGAACGGCTGATCAAATCGAACATATGATTCTTGCTTTATCGGA GAACTCGTTGGTGGACTACATGCTGGACGGAACAGCGATTAAGGAGGCTATCAAGAACGGGAAACAACAGACGGCACGATCCTGCGATGAGCTGTACAAAACATGCCCCTTGGATAGGCAATCTGCACTACAAGTgttcaaaaaaatgttccctCTAGGTGGGAACTAA